One Methylorubrum extorquens genomic window, GAGATCGGTGTCCGTTCGGGCGAGAAGCAGATCGCTGAGGCGCTGGACTTCGTCGGGCGTCGGCCGGCGGCCGGAGGCCGCGGGCCGGGGCGTCGCCCGCTCACGGTGCGCCAGCATCAGCCGGGGCAGGATCTCGGCCTCGACCACGCTGGCCAGCTGCCGGCGCATCCCGAGTCCGTCGGGCTGCTGCTCAAACGCAGAGGGGACAAGCGGCTCGGCCACGACCCGGCATTCCGGTGCCACAGCGGGAAATTCGAGACGCTCGCCGAAATGCCTCCAGTCGCCCATGGGCGTCTCCCTGAGGATGCGGCTCGGTGGATGCAGCGTGCAATTTAATGCGCTGATCGGTGCCGAGGCAACGGACGCGTGTAGGCCAACGATACGCTTCCGCCCACGATTGGCAATCCCCGACCCCACCCAGCTCGGAAGAAATGTAATCTGCAACAACCGTCAACTTGGATTGACACTTTTGGGTGGCCGGGCCTAGGCTCAGCCTATCGAGGTCTCCGAAGACGAGGCCGAAGGGCGAGCGAGGGCGGACGCCATGCGTCAGCACCAAGGCCGGCAACAACCGCTCTACACGAGCGCACAACGTCAGCGGCGCGACGCGTCGCCCTGGACGCTGGTGCAGGGGATTCTCGCTCCGCTGCAGTTTCTCGTCTTCGCCGTGAGTCTCGGCCTCGTCCTGCGCACGCTCGCCACAGGGGAAGGGGCGGACATCGCCAATGCCTCCGTCGTCGCCAAGACCCTCTGTCTCTACGCGATCATGGTCACGGGCTCGATCTGGGAGAAGGTCGTGTTCGGCCGCTACCTGTTCGCGCCGGCCTTCTTCTGGGAGGACGTGTTCAGCATGCTCGTGCTTGCGCTGCACACGGCCTATCTCGCGGCGCTCGGCTTAAACCTGCTCGATACGCAGGGATTGCTCGTCCTCGCGCTCGCCGCCTACGCCACCTACCTCATCAATGCCGGCCAGTTCCTCCTGAAGCTCCGGGCGGCGCGGCTCGAAGCGCCGGCCTCCCTCTCTTTCGCAGGTGAGGTGGCTCGGTGAACGCCCACGCGCCCCTTCCTTCCACCGAATGCGGCGTCGCGGTCCGCGCCGAGCACGGCCAGCGGGCGGTGTTCTGCGGCCTCACCGGTATCGTCTGGCTACACCGGAAGATTCAGGACGCGTTCTTTCTCGTCGTCGGCTCGCGCACCTGCGCCCACCTGATCCAGTCGGCGGCGGGCGTGATGATCTTCGCCGAGCCGCGCTTTGCCACCGCCATCATCGACGAGCGCGATCTCGCGGGCCTCGCCGACATGAACGAGGAACTCGACCGGGTGGTGACGCGGCTGATCGAGCGGCGGCCCGACATCCGGCTGCTGTTCCTCGTCGGCTCCTGCCCCTCGGAAGTGATCAAGCTCGACCTGTCGCGGGCGGCCCTGCGGCTGTCGCGGCGGCTCGCCCCGGACGTGCGGGTGCTGAACTATTCGGGCTCCGGCATCGAGACGACCTTCACGCAGGGCGAGGATGCCTGCCTCGCCTCCCTGGTGCCGGAACTGCCGGAGACGACGGCGACGGACGAACTCCTCGTCGTCGGCGCACTGGCCGACGTCGTCGAGGATCAGTTCGCCCGGCTGTTCTCCGATCTCGGCATCGATGCGCGCTTCCTGCCGGCGCGACGCGCCGGCCAGATGCCCCCGGTCGGGCGCGGCACGCGCTTTCTCCTGGCGCAACCCTTCCTGGCCGACACCGCGCGGGCCCTGGAAGAGCGCGGAGCCCGGCGAATCGCCGCCCCGTTTCCCCTGGGTGCGGAGGGCACGACGGAGTGGCTGCGCGCGGCGGCCGAAGCCTTCGGCGTCGATTCCGCCCGGTTCGAGGCGGTGACGGCGCCAGGCCTGCGCCGCTCGCATCAGGCGCTCGCCACCTATGCCGAGAAGCTTGCCGGCAAGCGGGTGTTCTTCTTCCCCGATTCGCAGCTCGAAGTGCCGCTCGCCCGCTTCCTGTCTAGGGAGATGGGTGCCGAGCTGATCGAGGTCGGCACGCCCTATCTGCATCGCGGCCACCTTGCCGCCGAACTCGACTGGCTCCCCGACGGCACCGCCGTAGTGGAGGGCCAGAGCCTCGACGACGGGCTCGACCGGTGCCGCGCAGCGCGGCCGGACTTGACCGTGTGCGGCCTCGGCCTCGCCAACCCGCTCGAAGCGGAGGGGCTGACCACGAAATGGTCGATCGAACTGCTGTTCACGCCGATCCAGGGCTACGAGCAGGCGGGCGACCTCGCCGAATTGTTCGCGCGCCCGCTCGACCGGCGCGCCCGGCTGGAGGTGTAGCGGCCATGCAGCTCACCGTCTGGACCTATGAGGGACCGCCGCATATCGGCGCCATGCGGGTCGCCACCGCGATGGAGGGGCTGCACTACGTGCTGCACGCCCCCCAAGGCGACACCTATGCCGACCTGCTCTTCACGATGATCGAGCGGCGCGCCAAGCGCCCGCCGGTGACCTACACCACCTTCCAGGCGCAGGATCTCGGCCGCGACACCGCCGCGATCTTCAAGGACGCGGTCGCCGCCGCCTACGCGCGGTTCCAGCCCCAGGCGATGATCGTCGGCGCCTCCTGCACCGCCGAGTTGATCCAGGACGATCCGGGCGGTCTCGCCAAGGCGCTCGCCCTGC contains:
- the bchF gene encoding 2-vinyl bacteriochlorophyllide hydratase; the encoded protein is MRQHQGRQQPLYTSAQRQRRDASPWTLVQGILAPLQFLVFAVSLGLVLRTLATGEGADIANASVVAKTLCLYAIMVTGSIWEKVVFGRYLFAPAFFWEDVFSMLVLALHTAYLAALGLNLLDTQGLLVLALAAYATYLINAGQFLLKLRAARLEAPASLSFAGEVAR
- a CDS encoding ferredoxin:protochlorophyllide reductase (ATP-dependent) subunit N, whose protein sequence is MNAHAPLPSTECGVAVRAEHGQRAVFCGLTGIVWLHRKIQDAFFLVVGSRTCAHLIQSAAGVMIFAEPRFATAIIDERDLAGLADMNEELDRVVTRLIERRPDIRLLFLVGSCPSEVIKLDLSRAALRLSRRLAPDVRVLNYSGSGIETTFTQGEDACLASLVPELPETTATDELLVVGALADVVEDQFARLFSDLGIDARFLPARRAGQMPPVGRGTRFLLAQPFLADTARALEERGARRIAAPFPLGAEGTTEWLRAAAEAFGVDSARFEAVTAPGLRRSHQALATYAEKLAGKRVFFFPDSQLEVPLARFLSREMGAELIEVGTPYLHRGHLAAELDWLPDGTAVVEGQSLDDGLDRCRAARPDLTVCGLGLANPLEAEGLTTKWSIELLFTPIQGYEQAGDLAELFARPLDRRARLEV